In Paludibacter propionicigenes WB4, the genomic window GTATTTATGCCTTAATTCCTCTTTTGTAGTTACGTATTTCTTTCAATAAATCATTTGAGTATTTATCTATGCGTACCACAACTTTGTCTATACGACCATTTAAAATGTAATATCCGGCATAAGCAATGATTCCAACAAATAAACCGGCTCCTGAACTAATCATTTTCTGATAAAGACCATCAGATATATTGGCAATATTCAAATCGTTAGTAACAGAGATGTTGTAAAAAATCTTGATTACTCCAAAAATAGTTCCTAAGAAACCCATCATTGGGGCAATAGAAGCCGAAATTCCCAAAACATTCATACTTTTTTCAAGAATCGATATTTGTTGACGGGCTTCCGATTGGAGTGCATCCTGCACTTCAATATCCTCTCCATGAGCCGATTCTAATCCTGCTGCAAGTACTTTGGCATATACTGTTTGCCTTTCGTTGCAAAACTTAATGGCTTTATCAATCTTTCCCTCAGCTACCATTTCGTTTACTCTGGCTACCCATGTGGCATCTACTTTTCCGAGTATATTAATTGAAACCCACCGCTCGATAAAAACATAGTTGGACATGACAAATAGAACTGATAATGGGAGTAAAACCCAACCTCCTTTTAATAATAAGAGGAAATAATTTTGTTGAGAAACTGCCGCTGAAGCTGAGGCAGCAGCGTTTGCTATAGAATCTGTTGGAATCTGAAGAATAATGGAAAGTAAGTTCATCATTAGAAAAAAATTATATGTTGTGACTATTTATTTTTATTAAAACGATATATAATGGAATTTATTTAAAAGCTGCTGAAAAAACTCAATTTAAATATATCAAAACTCTCTTTAGCGTTTAATTTCTTTGGCTGTTTGATTGAATCTATATAA contains:
- a CDS encoding MotA/TolQ/ExbB proton channel family protein, with product MMNLLSIILQIPTDSIANAAASASAAVSQQNYFLLLLKGGWVLLPLSVLFVMSNYVFIERWVSINILGKVDATWVARVNEMVAEGKIDKAIKFCNERQTVYAKVLAAGLESAHGEDIEVQDALQSEARQQISILEKSMNVLGISASIAPMMGFLGTIFGVIKIFYNISVTNDLNIANISDGLYQKMISSGAGLFVGIIAYAGYYILNGRIDKVVVRIDKYSNDLLKEIRNYKRGIKA